The Pseudomonas baetica genome includes a region encoding these proteins:
- a CDS encoding M16 family metallopeptidase codes for MNALARRAAGLLLSTVCLPLSALAADPQPTHEFTLDNGLKVVVREDHRAPVVVSQVWYKVGSSYETPGQTGLSHALEHMMFKGSEKVGPGEASLILRDLGADENAFTSDDFTAYYQVLARDRLGVAFELEADRMANLRLPADEFAKEIEVIKEERRLRTDDKPMSKAYERYKAMAYPASGYHTPTIGWMADLDRMKVEELRHWYQSWYVPNNATLVVVGDVTPDEVKTLAQRYFGPIAKRDVPPAKQPLELAEPGERQITLHVQTQLPSLMLGFNVPSIATAEDKRSVNALRLISALLDGGYSGRIPTQLERGEELVSGGSSSYDAYTRGDSLFTLSATPNTQKKKTMAQAEAGLWKLLDQLKTTAPSAEELERVRAQVIAGLVYERDSITSQATAIGQLETVGLSWKLMDTELADLESVTPQDIQNAAKLYFTRERLSVAHVLPLETTHE; via the coding sequence ATGAATGCTCTAGCCCGCCGCGCTGCAGGCCTGCTGCTCAGCACAGTCTGCCTGCCCCTTTCGGCCCTGGCGGCCGACCCGCAACCGACTCACGAATTCACCCTCGACAACGGCCTCAAGGTCGTCGTGCGCGAAGACCATCGCGCGCCGGTGGTGGTATCGCAGGTCTGGTACAAGGTCGGTTCCAGCTACGAAACCCCGGGCCAGACCGGCCTGTCCCACGCGCTTGAGCACATGATGTTCAAGGGCAGCGAAAAAGTCGGCCCCGGCGAAGCCTCGCTGATCCTGCGCGACCTCGGTGCCGACGAGAACGCCTTCACCAGCGACGACTTCACCGCTTATTACCAGGTGCTGGCCCGCGATCGCCTGGGCGTGGCCTTCGAACTGGAAGCCGACCGCATGGCCAATCTGCGCTTGCCGGCCGACGAGTTCGCCAAGGAAATCGAAGTCATCAAGGAAGAGCGCCGCCTACGCACCGATGACAAGCCGATGTCCAAAGCCTACGAGCGCTATAAGGCGATGGCCTACCCGGCCAGCGGCTACCACACGCCGACCATCGGCTGGATGGCAGACCTGGACCGGATGAAGGTCGAAGAGCTGCGTCACTGGTATCAGTCCTGGTATGTGCCGAACAACGCCACGCTGGTGGTGGTCGGCGACGTCACCCCGGATGAAGTGAAAACCCTCGCCCAGCGTTATTTCGGGCCCATCGCCAAACGCGATGTGCCTCCAGCGAAGCAACCGCTGGAACTGGCCGAACCCGGCGAACGGCAGATCACCCTGCATGTGCAGACCCAACTGCCGAGCCTGATGCTCGGTTTCAACGTGCCGAGCATTGCTACCGCCGAAGACAAACGCTCGGTCAATGCCCTGCGCCTGATCTCGGCGCTGCTCGACGGCGGTTATAGCGGTCGCATCCCGACGCAACTGGAGCGCGGCGAAGAGCTGGTGTCCGGCGGCTCGTCGAGCTATGACGCCTACACCCGCGGCGACAGCCTGTTCACCCTGTCGGCTACGCCGAACACCCAGAAGAAAAAGACCATGGCGCAAGCCGAGGCTGGTCTGTGGAAACTGCTGGACCAGTTGAAAACCACTGCACCGTCCGCCGAAGAGCTGGAACGCGTGCGGGCCCAGGTGATTGCCGGCCTGGTCTACGAACGTGACTCGATCACCAGCCAGGCCACCGCCATCGGCCAATTGGAGACGGTGGGTCTGTCATGGAAACTGATGGACACCGAACTCGCCGATCTGGAAAGCGTGACCCCGCAAGACATCCAGAATGCCGCCAAGCTGTACTTCACCCGCGAACGTCTCAGCGTCGCCCACGTCCTGCCACTGGAGACGACTCATGA
- the ftsY gene encoding signal recognition particle-docking protein FtsY translates to MFGSNDDKKTPAAAGEKKSLFGWLRKKPQEPVVEQPPAIPEPAPAPAPVIEEEPAPIVLPIAEPVLQPAAELKPEPEVVAELPLTPVAEPWLTLPVAEEPVALVEEAAPHVTPPIPAPAAFVPEVAPAPVVEPVVEPAPVAPEPVAPVFVAPVVQQPEPAPVVVAPVVPVEVPVETPVEAPRTEETKAGFFARLKQGLSKTSASIGEGMASLFLGRKTIDDDLLDDLETRLLTADVGVEATTQIIQRLTQKVARKELADADALYKSLQAELAAMLKPVEQPLKIVSQNKPFVILVVGVNGAGKTTTIGKLAKKLQLEGKKVMLAAGDTFRAAAVEQLQVWGERNKIPVIAQHTGADSASVIFDAVQAAKARGIDVLIADTAGRLHTKDNLMEELKKVRRVIGKLDADAPHEVLLVLDAGTGQNAINQAKQFNQTVELTGLALTKLDGTAKGGVIFALAKQFGLPIRYIGVGEGIDDLRTFEAEPFVQALFAERERS, encoded by the coding sequence ATGTTTGGTTCCAACGACGACAAGAAGACCCCAGCTGCGGCTGGCGAGAAGAAAAGCCTGTTCGGATGGCTGCGTAAGAAACCGCAGGAACCCGTCGTCGAACAGCCGCCCGCGATTCCTGAACCGGCCCCGGCGCCGGCTCCGGTAATAGAAGAAGAGCCGGCACCGATCGTTCTGCCGATTGCCGAGCCGGTGCTGCAACCGGCGGCCGAGCTTAAGCCTGAGCCGGAAGTGGTTGCCGAGTTGCCACTGACCCCGGTTGCAGAGCCGTGGCTGACCTTACCGGTGGCTGAAGAGCCGGTGGCACTGGTGGAAGAGGCCGCACCCCATGTGACGCCGCCAATTCCTGCGCCTGCCGCGTTTGTTCCCGAGGTCGCTCCGGCGCCGGTGGTTGAACCGGTTGTCGAGCCTGCGCCGGTTGCTCCAGAGCCGGTTGCCCCGGTTTTCGTTGCGCCGGTCGTTCAACAACCTGAGCCAGCACCCGTCGTCGTTGCGCCGGTTGTGCCGGTTGAAGTGCCAGTCGAGACGCCTGTCGAAGCCCCGCGCACCGAGGAAACCAAAGCCGGTTTCTTCGCCCGCCTCAAGCAAGGCCTGTCGAAAACCAGCGCCAGCATCGGCGAGGGCATGGCCAGCCTGTTCCTCGGCCGCAAAACCATCGACGACGACTTGCTCGACGACCTCGAAACCCGTCTGCTGACCGCCGACGTAGGCGTCGAAGCCACCACGCAGATCATCCAGCGCCTGACCCAGAAGGTCGCTCGCAAGGAGCTGGCCGACGCCGACGCGTTGTACAAATCCCTGCAGGCCGAGCTGGCTGCGATGCTCAAACCGGTCGAGCAGCCGCTGAAAATCGTTTCGCAGAACAAACCGTTCGTGATCCTCGTGGTCGGCGTCAACGGCGCCGGCAAGACCACCACCATCGGCAAACTGGCGAAGAAGCTGCAACTGGAAGGCAAGAAAGTCATGCTCGCCGCCGGTGACACCTTCCGCGCCGCCGCTGTGGAGCAATTGCAGGTCTGGGGTGAACGCAACAAGATTCCTGTGATCGCCCAGCACACCGGCGCCGATTCGGCTTCGGTGATCTTCGACGCCGTGCAAGCCGCCAAGGCCCGTGGCATCGACGTGCTGATCGCCGACACCGCCGGTCGTCTGCACACCAAAGACAACCTGATGGAAGAACTGAAAAAGGTTCGCCGGGTAATCGGTAAGCTCGACGCCGACGCGCCGCACGAAGTGCTGCTGGTGCTCGACGCTGGCACCGGCCAGAACGCCATCAACCAGGCCAAGCAATTCAACCAGACCGTCGAACTGACCGGCCTGGCGCTGACCAAGCTCGACGGTACCGCCAAGGGTGGGGTGATTTTCGCCCTGGCCAAGCAGTTCGGTCTGCCGATCCGCTACATCGGCGTCGGTGAAGGCATCGACGATTTGCGTACCTTTGAAGCCGAACCCTTTGTCCAGGCATTGTTTGCCGAGCGGGAGCGTTCATGA
- the ftsE gene encoding cell division ATP-binding protein FtsE, with amino-acid sequence MIRFEQVGKRYPNGHVGLHELSFRVRRGEFLFVTGHSGAGKSTLLRLLLAMERPTSGKLLLAGQDLSTISNAQIPFLRRQIGVVFQNHQLLFDRTVFNNVALPLQILGLSKAEIAKRVDSALERVALSDKTDLYPGDLSTGQQQRVGIARAIVHRPALLLADEPTGNLDPRLAAEIMGVFEDINRLGTSVLIASHDLALIARMRHRMLTLQRGRLIGDGEAGE; translated from the coding sequence ATGATTCGTTTCGAACAGGTCGGTAAACGCTACCCGAACGGTCACGTCGGCTTGCATGAGCTGAGCTTTCGAGTCCGTCGTGGCGAGTTCTTGTTTGTCACCGGCCATTCCGGCGCCGGTAAATCCACGCTGTTGCGCCTGTTGCTGGCAATGGAACGTCCGACCAGCGGCAAGCTGCTGCTGGCCGGGCAAGACCTGAGCACCATCAGCAACGCACAGATTCCGTTCCTGCGTCGGCAGATCGGCGTGGTGTTCCAGAATCACCAGTTGCTGTTCGATCGCACGGTGTTCAACAACGTCGCGTTGCCGCTGCAGATTCTCGGGCTGTCCAAGGCCGAGATCGCCAAGCGTGTGGACTCGGCGCTGGAGCGCGTGGCGCTGTCGGATAAAACCGATCTGTACCCGGGCGACCTGTCCACCGGTCAGCAACAACGCGTCGGCATTGCCCGCGCCATCGTTCACCGCCCGGCCTTGCTGCTGGCGGACGAACCGACCGGTAACCTCGACCCGCGCCTGGCGGCCGAGATCATGGGCGTGTTCGAAGACATCAACCGGCTGGGCACCAGCGTGCTGATCGCCAGTCACGACCTGGCACTGATCGCGCGCATGCGTCACCGCATGCTGACCTTGCAACGCGGTCGATTGATCGGCGACGGGGAGGCAGGCGAATGA